In the genome of Streptomyces sp. Tu 3180, the window TCCCCCTTACTCACTGATTTTTAGCCACGCCCTGAGGTACGTGATGAACCCAGAGTCGTCTTCAGACAGTTCTCAGACGGCTCTTTCTATCACCCGGCGCCGACGGCCCACCGGGCCGTGTCCTCCCCTGTTCCCAAGGGAGGACCGGCCCGTGATGCCCTCGTTACGTGCCTTCACGCCCCCTTCACGCGCCGCGCGTTCCCCCTGCGCGGGCGCGCGGACGGATCCGCGCACGGGTCAGGCGTCCTCCGCCAGTTCCAGCCAGCGCAGCTCCAGTTCCTCCCGCTGCCCGGCCAGTTCCCGCAGTTCGGCGTCGAGTTCGGCGACCTTCGCGAAGTCGGTGGCGTGCTCGGCGATGGCGGCGTGCAGCTTGGTCTCCTTCTCCGAGACCTTGTCCAGCTGCCGCTCGATCCTCTGCAGCTCCTTCTTGGCGGCGCGCAGGTCGGCGGCGCTCCTCTCGGGGGCGGCCTGCTCGGCGCGGGCGCCGGCGGCGGGCGCCGGCGCGGAGGCCGCGGCGGCCTCCTCCATCCGCTTGCGCCGCTCCAGGTACTCGTCGATGCCGCGCGGCAGCATCCGCAGGGTGCCGTCGCCGAGGAGGGCGAACACCCGGTCGGTGGTGCGCTCGACGAAGAACCGGTCGTGGGAGATGACGATCATCGAGCCGGGCCAGCCGTCGAGGAGGTCCTCGAGCTGGGTGAGCGTCTCGATGTCGAGGTCGTTGGTGGGCTCGTCGAGGAAGAGGACGTTGGGCTCGTCCATGAGGAGGCGCAGGAGCTGGAGCCTGCGCCGCTCACCGCCCGACAGGTCGCCGACCGGCGTCCACTGCTTCTCCTTGTTGAACCCGAACGTCTCGCACAGCTGTCCGGCGGTCATCTCGCGCCCCTTGCCGAGGTCGACGCGTTCGCGCACCTGCTGCACGGCCTGGAGCACCCGCCAGGTGGGGTCGAGCTCGGCGACCTCCTGCGAGAGGTAGGCGAGCTTGACCGTCTTGCCGACGCGGACGCGGCCCCCCGCGGGCTGCGCCTCCCCCTCGGTCCGGGCCGCCTCCGCCAGCGCCCGCAGCAGCGACGTCTTGCCGGCGCCGTTGACGCCGACCAGGCCGATGCGGTCGCCGGGGCCGAGGTGCCAGGTGACGTGCTTGAGCAGCACCTTGGGGCCGGCCTGGACGGTGACGTCCTCGAGGTCGAACACCGTCTTGCCGAGCCGCGAGGAGGCGAACTTCATCAGCTCGCTGCTGTCGCGGGGCGGGGGCACGTCCTTGATCAGCTCGTTGGCGGCCTCGACGCGGAAGCGCGGCTTGGACGTCCGCGCGGGCGCCCCGCGGCGCAGCCAGGCCAGCTCCTTGCGGACCAGGTTCTGCCGCTTGGCCTCCTCGGTGGCGGCGATGCGCTCGCGCTCCGCGCGGGCGAAGACGTAGTCGGAGTAGCCGCCCTCGTACTCGTACACGTCACCGCGCTGCACGTCCCACATGCGGGTGCAGACCTGGTCGAGGAACCAGCGGTCGTGGGTGACGCACACCAGCGCGGACCGGCGGGTCCGCAGGTGCTGGGCGAGCCAGGCGATGCCCTCGACGTCGAGGTGGTTGGTGGGCTCGTCGAGGACGATCAGGTCCTGTTCCTCGATGAGCAGCTTGGCCAGCGCGATCCGGCGCCGCTCGCCGCCGGACAGCGGCCCGATGACGGTGTCGAGGCCCTTGGGGAAGCCGGGCAGGTCCAGCCCGCCGAACAGCCCGGTCAGCACGTCGCGGACCTTGGCGTTGCCGGCCCACTCGTGGTCGGCCATGTCACCGATGACCTCGTGCCGGACGGTGGCCTCGGGGTCGAGGGAGTCGTGCTGGGTGAGCACCCCGAGCCGCAGCCCGCCGGAGTGCGTGACCCGCCCGGTGTCGGCGTCCTCCAGCCGGGCGAGCATCCGGATGAGGGTGGTCTTGCCGTCGCCGTTGCGTCCGACGACACCGATGCGGTCCCCTTCGGAGACGCCGAGGGAGATCCCGTCGAGCAGCGCACGCGTCCCGTACACCTTGCTGACGTTCTCGACATTGACCAGATTGACGGCCATTTCTCTCCTGCCCGGTGGATCGATCAGCTTTCAAGCGTAGGCCCTGACGGAGGGCGGCCGGTGCGCGAGGGGACAGTCACTCTCCGTGACGACGCGGTCGGGAACGGACGGCCCCCGTGGAGGGCGGGCGGCGGGATCCCGTCCGCGGGAGGGACCATGACCGCCGAGTCCGCAGAGCACCGCCGCCCCTGGCCGGTGCCGCCCGTGGGCGGCTGCACCGTGGACGACCTGTTCGCGCTGCCCGGTCTCCCGCCGCACACCGAGCTGATCGGCGGGAGCCTGGTTCTCGTGAGTCCGCAGCGCAATTTCCCCGCAGACGTGACCGGCCTGCCGGTCAGCGGCTTGCGGCACAGCGTGCCGAAGAAGTTCAGGGTGAAGCGGGAGATGACCATCGTCCTGGACCGGCGCAACGAACCGGAGCCCGAGGTGAGTGTGGTCTTCGCCGATGCGGTCCGTGGCCCGGACCGGACGAGCTGCCGGGCTCAGGACGTGGTGCCGGCCGTCGAGGTCGTGTCCCCTGACTCGGAGTCCCGTGACCGCACGACCGAGCCGTACGAGTGCGGCACCGCGGGCATCCCCCACTTCCGGCGGGTCGAGCGGGACGGGACCGACCGCGAGCCGCTCGTCCACGTCCACGAGCTCGGCCCGGTGACGCAGTCCCGCGTGCACATGGGCATGCACCGCGACCGGATCGAGGTCGACGAGCCCTCCACCGTCGCCATCGACCCGGGCCCGGTCGAAGCACGGTCCTGAGCCCTCAGACGAGCGTCGCCCCCGGCACCGGTCCCGCTGCCACGCGCACCGTGCGGCAGGTGCCGGAGGCGCGCAGTGCGGCGGCGATCGTGTCCGCCGACTCCGCGTCGGAGGCGAGGAACGCCGTCGTCGGCCCCGAACCCGAGACCAGGGTGGCCAGCGCACCGGCCGTGCGGCCCGCCGCGAGGGTGTCGGCCAGCTCCGGGAACAGGGAGAGGGCCGCCGGCTGGAGGTCGTTGGAGACGGTGGCGGCGAGCGCTTCCGCGTCCCCCTTCGCCAGGGCGTCGAGCAGCGGCTGCGAGGCCACCGGCTCGGGGATGTCCCGGCCCTCGGCCAGCCGGTCGAACTCTCGGAACACCGCCGGTGTCGACAGCCCCCGCGAGGCCATCGCGAACACCCAGTGGAAGGTGCCCCCGACCTCCAGCTCCGTCAGCCTCTCGCCCCGCCCGGTGCCGAGCGCCGCCCCTCCCACCAGGCTGAACGGCACGTCGCTGCCCAGCTCGGCGCAGATGTCGAGCAGTTCCTCCCGCGAGGCGCCCGTCCCCCACAACGCGTCGCAGGCCAGCAGCGCGCCCGCGCCGTCCGCGCTGCCACCCGCCATGCCGCCGGCGACGGGGATGTCCTTGGCGATGTGGAGGTGCACGCCGGCGTCGCGGCCGTACCGCCCGGCGAGCGCGAGGGCGGCGCGGGCGGCGAGGTTGGTGCGGTCCAGGGGCACCTGGCCGGCGTCGGGACCCTCGCAGGTGATCCGCAGCCCGTCCGGCGAGGGGGTCGCGGTGACCTCGTCGTGGAGGCCGACCGCGAGGAAGACGTTGGCCAGGTCGTGGAAGCCGTCGGGGCGGGCGGCGCCGACCGCGAGCTGGACGTTGACCTTGGCGGGGACGCGGACGGTGACGCTCACGCGGCGGGCTCCTTGTGCGGGGCGTGTTCGGCGATGCGCGCGAACTCCTCGACGGTCAGGGACTCCCCCCGGGCCTGCGGCGACACCCCGGCGGCGACCAGGGCGGCCTCCGCGGCCGCCGCCGAGCCCGCCCAGCCGGCGAGCGCGGCCCGCAGGGTCTTGCGGCGCTGGGCGAAGGCCGCGTCGACGACCGCGAACACCTCGCGCCGGGAGGCGCTGGTCTTCGGCGGCTCCGCGCGGCGGACCAGCGAGACCAGCCCGCTGTCGACGTTGGGCGCCGGCCAGAAGACGTTCCGCCCGATGGCGCCGGCCCGCTTGACCTCGGCGTACCAGTTGGCCTTGACCGAGGGCACGCCGTACACCTTGGAGCCGGGCGCGGCGGCGAGCCGGTCGGCGACCTCCGACTGGACCATGACGAGGGTGCGCTCGATGCTCGGGAAGGTGCCGAGCATGTGCAGCAGCACCGGGACGGCCACGTTGTAGGGGAGGTTCGCGACCAGCGCGGTCGGGGCGGGGCCGGGCAGCTCGGCGACGTGCATGGCGTCGGAGTGGACCAGCGCGAACCGGTCGGCGCGCCCGGGCATGCGGGCGGCGACGGTGGCGGGCAGCGCGGCGGCCAGGACGTCGTCGATCTCGACGGCGGTGACCCGGTCGGCGACCTCCAGCAGCGCCAGCGTGAGCGAGCCGAGTCCCGGGCCGACCTCGACGACCACGTCGTCGGGGCGGACCTCGGCGGTGCGGACGATCCGGCGGACCGTGTTCGCGTCGATGACGAAGTTCTGGCCGCGCTGCTTGGTGGGGCGTACGCCGAGGGCGGCCGCCAGTTCACGGACGTCGGCGGGGCCCAGGAGGGCGTCGGGGGTGGGGCTGGTCACGGGACAAGGGTACGGGGCGGGACGGCGGCCCAGGTCACCCGCGCGGCCCGCCCCGCCTCCGGGGGACGCGACCGGGGTCAGTAGCCGAAGGCGCGGGCCGTGTTCGCCCCGAGGGCCGTCGCCAGCGTGTCCTCGTCGACGCCCCGCACGGCGGCCATGGCGCGCACCGTGACCGGCACCAGGTACGGGGCGTTCGGCCGGCCGCGGTAGGGCGCCGGGGTCAGGAAGGGCGCGTCGGTCTCCACCAGGACCAGCCCCAGCGGGGCGACGGCGAGCGCGTCGCGCAGGTTCTGCGCGTTCTTGAAGGTGACGTTGCCGGCGAACGACATGAAGTACCCGGCGGCGGCGCAGATCTCCGCCATCTCCGCGTCCCCGGAGTAGCAGTGGAAGACGGTCCGCTCGGGGGCGCCCTCCTCCTTCAGCACGCGCAGGACGTCGGCGTGGGCGTCGCGGTCGTGGATCACCAGGGCCTTGCCGTGCCGCTTGGCGATCTCGATGTGGGCGCGGAAGGACCGCTCCTGCGCCTCCTTGCCCTCCGGCCCGGTGCGGAAGTAGTCCAGCCCGGTCTCGCCGACGCCCTTGACCTGGGGCAGCGCGGCCAGCCGGTCGATCTCGGCGAGGGCCTCGTCCAGCGCCGCGTCCCCGCCGGCCGCGCGGGCGCCCTGCCGGGACCAGCCGTCGGGGTCCCCGTGGACGATGCGCGGGGCCTCGTTCGGATGCAGCGCGACGGTCGCGTGGACGCTCTCGTACGCCGCGGCCGTCTGCGCGGCCCAGCGCGAGCCCGCGAGGTCGCAGCCGACCTGCACGACCGTCGTCACGCCCACCGACGCGGCCTTGGCGAGGGCGTCCTCCACCGTGCCGGACTGCATGTCGAGGTGGGTGTGCGAGTCCGCGACCGGCACCCCCAGGGGCGCCGGGAGCGGCGGGGCGGTGTTCTTGCCGGTCCGGTCGGACGTGTCGGAGGCGTTCGCAGACATGCCCCCGATCCTACGGAAGGGGCGTGCCGCACCGTCCGGGCACGGGTGGGGGCGGCCGCCTACTCCGCGGAGCGCTTCGCCGCCACCACCGCGTCGAACACCTCACGCTTCGGCACCCCCGCCGCCACGGCCACCGCGGCGATCGCCTCCTTGCGCCGCTCCCCGGCCTCCTCGCGCACCCGCACCCGGCGCACCAGCTCGGCGGCGTCCACCTCCTCGGGCCCCTTCTCCGGCGCCCCCTCGACCACCACGGTGATCTCCCCGCGCACCCCCTCGGCCGCCCACGCGGCGAGCTCGGCCAGCGGGCCCCGCCTGACCTCCTCGTACGTCTTGGTCAGCTCCCGGCAGACGGCGGCCCGGCGCTCGGCGCCGAACACCTCGGCCATCGCGGCGAGCGTGTCGTCGAGCCGGTGCGGGGCCTCGAAGTAGACGAGGGTGCGCCGTTCCCCGGCCACCTCCCGCAGCCGCCCCAGCCGCTCCCCGGCCTTGCGGGGCAGGAACCCCTCGAAGCAGAACCGGTCCACGGGCAGCCCGGACAGGGCGAGCGCGGTGAGCACGGCGGACGGTCCGGGCACCGCGGTGACCCTGACGTCCCGCTCGACGGCCGCCGCGACCAGCCGGTACCCGGGGTCGGAGACCGAGGGCATCCCGGCGTCCGTCACCAGCAGCACGCGCGCGCCGCCCGTCAGCTCCTCGACCAGTTCGGGCGTGCGGGCGGACTCGTTGCCCTCGAAGTACGACACGATCCGCCCCCGGGGCGTGACGCCGAGCGCCTGGGCCAGCCGGCGCAGCCGCCGGGTGTCCTCGGCGGCGACGACGTCGGCGCCGGCCAGCTCCTCGGCGAGCCGGGGCGGGGCGTCGGAGACGTCGCCGATGGGGGTGCCTGCGAGTACGAGGGTTCCGGTCACGCCCCCATCCTCCCAGGACCGGGCGGAGGGGACGCAGCCGGAGCGGACACGGCCCGGGGGGACGCAGGCGGGGCATACCGCCCATGCACGGGACTCCCACAGCGCCGTTCCCTACGATGGCGCGGTGACCAGTACCGCGTCCTCCACGGACCTCCGGCAGGACCAGGCGCCGCACGAGCAGCGGCCGTCGTGGCAGCAGCGGCTGCGCCGTTTCGGCTACTCGGCGAAGGTGCCCGGAGGCGACGTCCGCGACCGTCTGGTGCCGCCCTACACGGAACCGTCCGGGCGGCTCTGGTCCACGCTCGGGGTGCCCCCGCTGCTCGCCGGGCGGATCACCCGCTGGTCGGCGTGGGGCGGACCGCTGCTGGTCACGCTGCTGGCGGGGGTGCTGCGGTTCTGGAACCTGGGCAGCCCGAAGGCGGTGATATTCGACGAGACGTACTACGCCAAGGACGCGTGGGCGCTGGTCCACCGCGGCTTCGAGGTCAACTGGGACAAGAACGCCAACGACCTGATCCTCTCCTCGGGCGGAAGCGTCCCCATCCCGACGGACGCGGCGTACGTCGTGCACCCGCCGGTCGGCAAGTACGTCATCGGGCTGGGCGAGCTGATGTTCGGGTTCACCCCGTTCGGCTGGCGGT includes:
- the rsmA gene encoding 16S rRNA (adenine(1518)-N(6)/adenine(1519)-N(6))-dimethyltransferase RsmA, whose amino-acid sequence is MTSPTPDALLGPADVRELAAALGVRPTKQRGQNFVIDANTVRRIVRTAEVRPDDVVVEVGPGLGSLTLALLEVADRVTAVEIDDVLAAALPATVAARMPGRADRFALVHSDAMHVAELPGPAPTALVANLPYNVAVPVLLHMLGTFPSIERTLVMVQSEVADRLAAAPGSKVYGVPSVKANWYAEVKRAGAIGRNVFWPAPNVDSGLVSLVRRAEPPKTSASRREVFAVVDAAFAQRRKTLRAALAGWAGSAAAAEAALVAAGVSPQARGESLTVEEFARIAEHAPHKEPAA
- the rsmI gene encoding 16S rRNA (cytidine(1402)-2'-O)-methyltransferase; its protein translation is MTGTLVLAGTPIGDVSDAPPRLAEELAGADVVAAEDTRRLRRLAQALGVTPRGRIVSYFEGNESARTPELVEELTGGARVLLVTDAGMPSVSDPGYRLVAAAVERDVRVTAVPGPSAVLTALALSGLPVDRFCFEGFLPRKAGERLGRLREVAGERRTLVYFEAPHRLDDTLAAMAEVFGAERRAAVCRELTKTYEEVRRGPLAELAAWAAEGVRGEITVVVEGAPEKGPEEVDAAELVRRVRVREEAGERRKEAIAAVAVAAGVPKREVFDAVVAAKRSAE
- a CDS encoding 4-(cytidine 5'-diphospho)-2-C-methyl-D-erythritol kinase, with protein sequence MSVTVRVPAKVNVQLAVGAARPDGFHDLANVFLAVGLHDEVTATPSPDGLRITCEGPDAGQVPLDRTNLAARAALALAGRYGRDAGVHLHIAKDIPVAGGMAGGSADGAGALLACDALWGTGASREELLDICAELGSDVPFSLVGGAALGTGRGERLTELEVGGTFHWVFAMASRGLSTPAVFREFDRLAEGRDIPEPVASQPLLDALAKGDAEALAATVSNDLQPAALSLFPELADTLAAGRTAGALATLVSGSGPTTAFLASDAESADTIAAALRASGTCRTVRVAAGPVPGATLV
- a CDS encoding TatD family hydrolase, whose protein sequence is MSANASDTSDRTGKNTAPPLPAPLGVPVADSHTHLDMQSGTVEDALAKAASVGVTTVVQVGCDLAGSRWAAQTAAAYESVHATVALHPNEAPRIVHGDPDGWSRQGARAAGGDAALDEALAEIDRLAALPQVKGVGETGLDYFRTGPEGKEAQERSFRAHIEIAKRHGKALVIHDRDAHADVLRVLKEEGAPERTVFHCYSGDAEMAEICAAAGYFMSFAGNVTFKNAQNLRDALAVAPLGLVLVETDAPFLTPAPYRGRPNAPYLVPVTVRAMAAVRGVDEDTLATALGANTARAFGY
- a CDS encoding ABC-F family ATP-binding cassette domain-containing protein, producing MAVNLVNVENVSKVYGTRALLDGISLGVSEGDRIGVVGRNGDGKTTLIRMLARLEDADTGRVTHSGGLRLGVLTQHDSLDPEATVRHEVIGDMADHEWAGNAKVRDVLTGLFGGLDLPGFPKGLDTVIGPLSGGERRRIALAKLLIEEQDLIVLDEPTNHLDVEGIAWLAQHLRTRRSALVCVTHDRWFLDQVCTRMWDVQRGDVYEYEGGYSDYVFARAERERIAATEEAKRQNLVRKELAWLRRGAPARTSKPRFRVEAANELIKDVPPPRDSSELMKFASSRLGKTVFDLEDVTVQAGPKVLLKHVTWHLGPGDRIGLVGVNGAGKTSLLRALAEAARTEGEAQPAGGRVRVGKTVKLAYLSQEVAELDPTWRVLQAVQQVRERVDLGKGREMTAGQLCETFGFNKEKQWTPVGDLSGGERRRLQLLRLLMDEPNVLFLDEPTNDLDIETLTQLEDLLDGWPGSMIVISHDRFFVERTTDRVFALLGDGTLRMLPRGIDEYLERRKRMEEAAAASAPAPAAGARAEQAAPERSAADLRAAKKELQRIERQLDKVSEKETKLHAAIAEHATDFAKVAELDAELRELAGQREELELRWLELAEDA
- a CDS encoding Uma2 family endonuclease, with product MTAESAEHRRPWPVPPVGGCTVDDLFALPGLPPHTELIGGSLVLVSPQRNFPADVTGLPVSGLRHSVPKKFRVKREMTIVLDRRNEPEPEVSVVFADAVRGPDRTSCRAQDVVPAVEVVSPDSESRDRTTEPYECGTAGIPHFRRVERDGTDREPLVHVHELGPVTQSRVHMGMHRDRIEVDEPSTVAIDPGPVEARS